From a region of the Leucoraja erinacea ecotype New England chromosome 6, Leri_hhj_1, whole genome shotgun sequence genome:
- the LOC129698267 gene encoding uncharacterized protein C11orf97-like — translation MARDAEDADAAAAAAAAAAAVPGRNKACRRGRSSAGTAGASKKMFLYNGPVEKSHNLPTIQSHKLQDKKQMNSIDLDQVWNVRRNIPLGQLKTAKTSSTSTKYYSRYGEVRDNTIEMKQSSRSKECQMNGKAYDCLNKQEEFDF, via the exons ATGGCACGAGACGCCGAGGACGCGGacgcggcggcagcagcagcagcagcagcagcagcggtgcCGGGGAGGAATAAAGCGTGCCGGCGGGGCAGGAGCTCTGCAGGGACGGCCGGTGCATCCA AAAAAATGTTCCTTTACAATGGTCCAGTGGAGAAATCTCATAACTTACCTACGATCCAGAGCCATAAGCTGCAAGATAAGAAACAAATGAATT CTATTGATCTAGATCAAGTATGGAATGTTAGAAGGAACATACCATTGGGGCAATTAAAAACTGCAAAAACATCATCTACTTCTACTAAATACTATTCTCGTTATGGTGAAGTAAGAG ATAATACAATTGAAATGAAGCAATCTTCAAGATCAAAAGAATGTCAGATGAATGGAAAGGCCTACGATTGTCTGAATAAACAGGAAGAGTTTGACTTCTAA
- the ankrd49 gene encoding ankyrin repeat domain-containing protein 49: MNGQENNSPMVKKKVSIVAKSSEENQITEESENTECSTEGIAGLTNYFNQLDLLETHGHLIPVGTHSMWQGESDDEDDEAENDAYFTMKEKELENDLPNLLLWAAEKNQLSIVCRLLSENPELVNVKDDDHYTPLHRAAYSGHIDVVRKLITQGADVHARTIDGWTPLHSACKWNNAEIASFLLQNNADVNAQTNGLHTALHLASGSKDTKEAIELLLMNRYINSDLKNNLGETAFDVACRTNVYYYLFEITEHCTNSVPEPK; encoded by the exons ATGAATGGGCAAGAGAATAATAGTCCCATGGTGAAGAAGAAAGTGTCAATTGTTGCAAAATCTTCAGAAGAAAATCAAATAACTGAAGAATCTGAGAATACAGAATGCAGCACTGAAGGAATTGCCGGTCTCACAAACTACTTCAACCAACTTGATCTATTAGAGACACATGGACATCTGATACCCGTGGGGACACACAGCATGTGGCAAGGAGAGTCTGATGATGAAGATGACGAAGCTGAAAATGATGCTTATTTTACAATGAAAGAGAAAGAGCTGGAAAATGACCTACCAAATCTATTACTTTGGGCAGCTGAGAAAAACCAG CTTTCGATAGTGTGCAGACTTCTTTCAGAAAACCCAGAGCTTGTCAATGTTAAAGACGATGACCACTACACACCACTTCATAGGGCTGCCTACAGTGGTCATATTGACGTTGTTCGCAAGCTGATAACTCAAGGAGCAGATGTGCATGCTCGTACTATAGATGGCTGGACACCTTTGCACAGTGCTTGTAAATGGAACAATGCCGAAATAGCTTCATTTCTTCTGCAGAATAATGCAGACGTCAATGCCCAGACGAATGGTCTGCATACAGCACTACATCTTGCTTCAGGAAGTAAAGATACCAAGGAAGCCATTGAATTGTTGCTAATGAATCGTTACATAAATTCTGATCTAAAAAATAAtttgggtgagacagcatttgaTGTTGCTTGTCGAACAAATGTTTACTATTACCTCTTTGAAATTACAGAACACTGCACAAATTCGGTACCTGAACCAAAATGA